A region of Ursus arctos isolate Adak ecotype North America unplaced genomic scaffold, UrsArc2.0 scaffold_31, whole genome shotgun sequence DNA encodes the following proteins:
- the LOC113264248 gene encoding histone H2B type 1-H yields MPDPAKSAPAPKKGSKKAVTKAQKKDGKKRKRSRKESYSVYVYKVLKQVHPDTGISSKAMGIMNSFVNDIFERIAGEASRLAHYNKRSTITSREIQTAVRLLLPGELAKHAVSEGTKAVTKYTSSK; encoded by the coding sequence ATGCCTGACCCAGCGAAGTCCGCGCCCGCCCCGAAGAAGGGCTCCAAGAAGGCGGTGACCAAGGCGCAGAAGAAGGACGGCAAGAAGCGCAAGCGCAGCCGCAAGGAGAGCTACTCGGTGTACGTGTACAAGGTGCTGAAGCAGGTGCACCCCGACACCGGCATCTCGTCCAAGGCCATGGGCATCATGAACTCGTTCGTCAACGACATCTTCGAGCGCATCGCGGGCGAGGCGTCGCGCCTGGCGCATTACAACAAGCGCTCGACCATCACGTCCAGGGAGATCCAGACGGCCGTGCGCCTGCTGCTGCCCGGGGAGCTGGCCAAGCACGCCGTGTCCGAGGGCACCAAGGCCGTCACCAAGTACACCAGCTCCAAGTGA
- the LOC113264249 gene encoding histone H2A type 1 yields the protein MSGRGKQGGKARAKAKTRSSRAGLQFPVGRVHRLLRKGNYAERVGAGAPVYLAAVLEYLTAEILELAGNAARDNKKTRIIPRHLQLAIRNDEELNKLLGKVTIAQGGVLPNIQAVLLPKKTESHHKAKGK from the coding sequence ATGTCCGGACGCGGCAAGCAGGGCGGCAAGGCTCGCGCCAAGGCCAAGACGCGCTCCTCGCGGGCCGGCCTCCAGTTCCCGGTGGGCCGTGTGCACCGCCTGCTCCGCAAGGGCAACTACGCCGAGCGGGTCGGGGCCGGCGCGCCCGTGTACCTGGCGGCCGTGCTGGAGTACCTGACGGCCGAGATCCTGGAGCTGGCGGGCAACGCGGCCCGCGACAACAAGAAGACGCGCATCATCCCGCGCCACCTGCAACTGGCCATCCGCAACGACGAGGAGCTCAACAAGCTGCTGGGCAAAGTCACCATCGCGCAGGGCGGCGTCCTGCCCAACATCCAGGCCGTGCTGCTGCCCAAGAAGACCGAGAGCCACCACAAGGCCAAGGGCAAGTAA
- the LOC113264183 gene encoding LOW QUALITY PROTEIN: olfactory receptor 2B6 (The sequence of the model RefSeq protein was modified relative to this genomic sequence to represent the inferred CDS: inserted 2 bases in 1 codon) yields the protein MTRESVCCLTLPLPESEDRAALTTGDRLRIDTSLRKKTENHTYVNESVPQEFILLGFSDRPWLELPLFVVFLVSYILTIFGNLTIILVSQLDPKLHTPMYFFLTNLSLLDLCYTTSTVPQMLVNTCSGRKGISYGGCVAQLFMFLALGSTECLLLAVMSFDRFVAICRPLRYSVIMHRRLCLQLAAASWLSGFGNSVLQSTWTLQLPLCGRREVDHFFCEVPALLKLSCVDTTANEAELFFISVLFLLIPVTLILISYAFIAQAVLRIRSAEGRRKAFGTCGSHLIVVSLFYGTAISMYLQPPSPASKDRGKMVSLFYGIIAPMLNPLIYTLRNKDVKGAFKRLIVKIFLIKKXRNAQMAGLLKDLRFMHFNNLIVSKLPYSHYS from the exons ATGACAAGGGAGAGTGTGTGCTGTCTCACGCTGCCTTTGCCTGAGTCG GAAGATAGAGCTGCTCTTACCACAGGAGACAGACTGCGCATTGACACGAGTCTAC GCAAGAAAACGGAAAATCACACGTAT GTGAACGAGAGCGTCCCACAGGAGTTCATCCTCCTCGGTTTCTCGGATCGACCATGGCTGGAGCTCCCGCTCTTTGTGGTCTTCCTGGTTTCCTATATCTTGACTATCTTTGGCAATCTGACAATAATTCTTGTGTCTCAGCTGGACCCCAaactccacacccccatgtacttctttcttaccaatctGTCCCTGCTGGACCTTTGCTACACCACAAGCACGGTCCCGCAGATGCTGGTAAACACCTGCAGCGGCAGGAAGGGGATCAGTTATGGCGGCTGTGTGGCCCAGCTCTTCATGTTCCTGGCCTTGGGCTCCACTGAATGTCTTCTCTTGGCCGTCATGTCCTTTGATAGGTTCGTAGCTATCTGCCGGCCTCTCCGCTACTCAGTTATCATGCACCGAAGGCTGTGCCTCCAGCTGGCAGCCGCGTCCTGGCTTAGTGGCTTCGGCAACTCCGTGCTACAGTCCACCTGGACCCTCCAGCTGCCGCTGTGTGGCCGCCGGGAAGTAGATCACTTCTTCTGCGAAGTCCCTGCTCTGCTCAAGTTGTCCTGCGTAGACACAACAGCAAACGAGGCTGAACTGTTCTTTATCAGTGTGCTATTTCTCTTAATACCCGTGACGCTCATCCTTATCTCGTATGCTTTCATTGCCCAAGCGGTGTTGAGAATCCGGTCAGCCGAGGGCCGGCGCAAGGCGTTTGGCACGTGTGGCTCCCATCTGATCGTGGTGTCCCTGTTCTACGGCACTGCTATCTCCATGTACCTGCAGccaccctcccctgcctccaagGACCGGGGAAAGATGGTGTCCCTCTTCTATGGGATCATCGCACCCATGCTGAACCCCCTGATATACACACTTAGAAACAAAGATGTAAAGGGAGCATTTAAGAGGTTGATTGTGAAGATCTTCTTAATCAAGAA TAGGAATGCCCAAATGGCAGGCCTTCTTAAAGACTTGAGGTTtatgcattttaataatttaattgtctCCAAGTTACCTTATTCTCACTACTCTTAA